The nucleotide sequence TTTTTGCTAAACATTTAGCGATGTTCACGAGACTAACGGGCAGATTCCTTACAACACGTGAATCAAATTGGGGCTGCAAAAGAGGCCTGATCTTGTACCTGGCAAGACTTTGCCGCGCCCGAACGATATTTAGCCTGCGGGTCCTTTCTTCACTATTTTTTCTGCTTTCCTTCAGAGCTTTAACCAGCCGATTTTCTTTTTCTAACTTCTGAAGCAGATCATCGCTGTTGTAGCTAGCATCAAGTTCAATCGGCGGAATATATTTCGCCAAAGATGAAGGTCCCGCCGGATGACCCTTGAATATAGGCTTATTAACGAGCCGATGATCTGATTTTTCTATTTTCCGATTCACAATGACGCGCTGCAGGTTAATGGCTTGGCTGGCCATCCCACCATTGCTCTCAGCGGCATCTACGAGGTTGTCAAAACTCATGGGAAACACTCCGTTGGGTTTAGTGATTGGCCTTGATGGGAACCCGCGTTCCCATCAGGCCGCTTTAGTTTAAAACAACAGCTACTTCTTGAGAGTAATGGCCATTTCCATTTCTTCGGGAATTACCTCAAAGCGATAACGCGCTTTGAAGGTAATCGTCTCTATCCTTTCAAGCTTTTGGGGAGAGGTACTTACAATATTGTCTAGAGCTGAACTAAGCATGTTTGCCGTAGTTTCGCGGACTGTCGTAACGATGCCAGACGAAGAAAATTCCGGGGAAAGAATTTCCACATCAATAGCCTCATTTTTGGAGAAAGCCATGTTTTCAGCATTAGCGGGCAAGTTCATTTTCGTCTCCAGTTCTGTAAGGGGTTAAGAGCGTGCCGCGCTCGGTATGCTCCACACGAATGTATTCAACAGAATCGTCAGCAAATGAGAGCACGGACCTAATTGGCGCAGATGCCACAGTCAGTTCGTACAAAGGGACAATAGGGGTGAGCTCTCCTGTCATGAATGCGTGCGCAAGCATCTCGTGAAACTGAGATTTACTGAGGTGATGCCGCAGCATGATTGCAAGGCTTGGATGCCCTGCCCAGTAATCAGCTGCGACCGCTGCACGCTTTGCCTTTTGGGCCTCGGCTGAAAGACGGTTGCGCTTTTTTGAAGATATGGAATTCACCTCATTCTTTTTGGGGGGCGTCGTAGCCCCGGCCGGGGAGGCCTCCATGAATTGGTCATTAGCCATAGGTGTGTCTTCCTTTAGCTCTCTCCAGCAGCAGAGGCTGGAGAGAGTCTGTGACGGTTAATGCGTGTGTCCTCGCCGGGAGCCATGTGGTATGGCGTATTTCGGTGTGAACCTTTTCCAGACATTTCCGATGTTGACATCATCGAATTGTTTGGCGTCAAATGTCGATGACATCCTCTCTTCTCCACTAATTGGAGCCAACCTAGTTGTCGGTAAGGATCTGGTGCTCCTGCATGTATTTGGTAATTTCAGCCTCGGAATAGCGAACAAGTCGTGCACCGACCTTTACATAAGGGAAGCCCGTCCCTTTGAACCGCAGCTTCTGGAGTAAAGAACAGCTTATGCCTGTAAGTGCCGCGACCTGTTTTTCAGTAAGCCAACGGGGCCGATTAGTTTGGATGTCTGTCAACATTGCCATCACCTCCTTCTGATTAAGTTGTCAGAAGAATACCATCGTGGGATTGGTAGATCACTGACATTCGGCTTCCGCTGGAAGGAATTAATGGCATTTTTAACTTTTTATTACGGCATGTTATCTGAAAATGCTCTTACTGCAGACTTACAATTTACTTGGAGTTAATGAAATGGGGGTCACTGACTTTCAATTAGGAAGACATGTTTGTGAGAAATTGTGCATTTCACCACTGAAGCTGGCTGAGCTTTGTCACGCAGGAAAACTGACTGCCTATCGCTTTGAAGATCGGAATCAGATTCTGGCTTCAAGCCAATGCAACATGAAATTCAAATTTTCAGGCAATACAATATTTACTCTTGCACCATCTGATGGCGTTTGTATTATTGCAATAAGTAAGAAGGCGAATGAAGATTTTGATATATATATAGATAAAAAACTGAATGACTCTAAGGTGCATGACAAAAGTGAGCATGTTGTATCAAGGTTCAACGAGGCAGTTTTCATGGCCTCAATGATGAATACTAAACTGCGCCTGAAAAATATCAGAGAAGTTGAGATTGGATATTGTAATAAAAAATATATAGCCTACTACAATAGGCTGGTAGTTAGCTCTCCTTTTCAGCCTACTGGAATTTTCAAGCTTTATGGAAGTGATCAGATATTTTTTGAGGCGGTTGGGAAAGAATGTGATATAGATATTGAATATATTGAAATGAATGATTACAGTAATGGTGGGATAAAAAAATGTATTGAAAGGATATGCATAAAAAAAATTCAAGATGATTATGGTAATATTAAATATATATTATCAGAATATAACGAAAGAGTTATAAAGATTAATACAAAGATATTTATAACAAGTTTGTGTTGCATTGAATTTGATGAATCCAGGATAAATTACGATCGTAGCTATAAATATAAGTGTGATTCTTTGCGTGCGTATTTGCAGCAATATTCTGCAGACTATTTTCGAAAAGAAGATTTGTCCTTCTCAATGCCGCTAAAGCATGAGATGGACTTCTTCATTTTTGAGTATGATGATTACAAAAGACGTTATCATTTTCTTGAAGATGAAGACGTTTCGCGTAAGAAATTTTTTAGCTATATAGAAAGATTAGTGTTTGATGCAGGCGAAGTCAAAAAAGTAATGGAATATGACATGGTAAGTAGTGAGATAAAGCAAGACCCACAAAGGTACATGAAAGAACGGTGCCTGGAGTTGGAGAAGAACAGTAATTATGATGACGATACTCTCAAGGTTATCAGAGCCTACCGCATGGCAGTCACGGGAAGTAGCTGGAAGGTAATCCATAAAGAATTATGGCCCCATCGTAGCCAAGATGAGTCGGCTAACGACAGATTTGTTAGTGGCAAGCTTGATAAATTTAAGTGTATTGCCGAGACTAATAAAATCCCATTTATCAAAGCAAAGGCTCTGAGGGATATGAAAGCTTCCGAAAAAGAAGCAATTGTGAAAGAGATGCTCAAGCAGCACGGAAGTTTTTATTCTGTTGTCTAAGGTGGGGAGAGGGGGCTATTTAGTTGGGGGCGATTGTGTATTTCTACCACACGGTAGTGTTGGAATGGCAAATGAACTGACCAGAAAGCTGTTGGAAAAACTACCCATCAAGAGGACATGCCCCGCCTTTGTTGTAGAGCCTGTAGAGCGGTGGTAGCCCGGTGGTAGCCCAACGAAAAAAGCCCTCGCAGCTATTAACTGCAAGGGCTTGTTTTCTTTGGCTCCCCGAGACGGACTTGAACCGCCAACCTAGTGATTAACAGTCACCCGCTCTGCCAATTGAGCTATCGGGGATCGTTGAGGCAAGGAAGTGTTTACGGAAAAACAGGAGAAACGTCAAGCGAAAACTGCAAAAAAAATTGTATCAGCCGTTTATGCAGCGCAAGAGCTGCTTGTGGTAACGCTCCGCCTCGCTGTAGACGCAGCCGCAGTAGGGCTGGCGATAGAGTTGCATGGCCTTTGACCGGTCAATGCCTTCCTGCCAGTCCGTGCGAAAGTCGCGGTAGGCAAAACCCGGCGCGTCAGGTTGCGCGGCCAGCCTTTCGCCTGCCGATTTGATAACCTCATGCGGCTGATAGCGCGAGTAGAGCAGACTACTGCTCACCCAGGCAAAGCCCTTCTGCCGCGCAAAGGCAAACGCGGCCTCCATGCGGCTTTCGCAGCAGTAGGCGCAACGGGCCGGGGGTTCATCGCGTCCGGCTACGGCGCGCAGCCAGGCGGTGATGTTCCAGGTTTCGTCCGCAAAGATGATCGGCACGCCCAGACGCTCGGCGCATTGGGCGGCCGCCTCTCTGCGGCGCAGATACTCTGCCAGCGGCTGTATGTTGGGGTTCATGAACCACGCGGTTACGCTAAAGCCCTCGTCGAGCAGGCGTGTAATGGGCATGACGGCGCAGGGGCCGCAGCAAACGTGCAGCAGCAGGCTGTTGTCAGCCGTTGCCGTGGGGCGCGTCTCTGCGGGGGCGGGGGCGGGGTCTGCGGCAGTGCGCGCTGCAGACAAAGCAGCCGGGGCCTCGACACCGGCTGCCTGTATGCCTGTAGTTACGGGCGAACCATTATTTCCAGACATTTGCCATAATCCTGCTCTATCTCGCGCAGTGTGTCGCGCTTGTGGTTCAGCAGATAGAGGGCCAGCTCGGGGCTGGCGGCGTAAACGCATTTTTCCTTGGGCTCGACGCTCATCATGCGGCGCAGTTCGCGCAGGGCCTGCAGGGCCTGCCACTCGATGTTGCGGCGCATGCCGGTGCCCCCGCAGGCGGGGCAGGGCTCAAGCGAAATGGCCAGAGCGGACGAGCCGGTGCGCTGGCGTACCAGCTCCAGCAGGCCAAAGGAACTCATGCGCGCAACATCATGCCGGGCGCGGTCGTTTTTCATGGCTGTGCGCAGGGTTTTTTCCACTTCCAGCACATGTTTTTTGTCGCGCATTTCAATAAAGTCGATGACCACCTGCCCGCCGATGTCGCGCAGCTTGAGGTGGCGGGCAATGGCTTCGGCGGCTTCCATATTGGTTTTGTGCGCCATGGCTTCAAAGTTGCCCTTGCCCGAAATTTTGCCGGAGTTGATGTCGATGGCCATGAGGGCTTCGGTCTGGTCAAACACCAGGCGACCGCCGGAGGGCAGCAGCACCTCGCGGGAGTAAATCTGATCGAGCTGGCGGCGCAGGTTAAAGCGCTCCCACATGGGCGTACGCATATCGGTATGCATGCGCACAATATCCCGGCGGCGGGGGAACAGCAGATTCACCGTGTCGCGCACGCTCTGCGCCACTTCTTCGCTATCCACCCAGATTTCAGAAATATCTTCGGTCAGGTAGTCGCGCACCGCGCGTTCCGACAGCCCCGGCTCCTGATAGATGAGGTTGGGGGCGGAAACCTCGGTGGCCTTTTTGCGAATATCGCGCCAGACGCGCTTGAGGTACTGCAGGTCGTTTTTGAGCGTGGTCTTGGTGGTACCGGCGCTGACGGTGCGCACGATCACGCCCAGACCCTGGCCGGGATCAATGCCGTTCATCATTTCACGCAGGCGGGAGCGCTCGTCGTCGTCGTCCACCTTGCGGGAAACGCCGATTTGATCCTGCCCCGGCGTGAGCACCAAAAAGCGCCCAGCCAGCGAAAGCCATGTCGTCAAAAAAGCGCCCTTGCTGCCGGTGGGTTCTTTAACCACCTGAACAAGCACTTCCTGACCCGCCTTGAGCACCTTTTGGATGGGCGGAAATTTTTTGCCCTTGGAGGGCTCGTGGTGCGCCAGCCAGTACTCGGGGTGCACCTCGTCGATCTGCAAAAATCCGTTTTTGCCCGCGCCGTAGCTGACAAAGGCGGCCTGCAGGTTGGTGTCGATATTGTGGATGACGCCCTTGTAGATGTTGCCCTTGATTTTGCGCTGGTGCAGCATGTCCAGATAATATTCCAGCAGCTGACCGTCTTCGGCCAGCGCCACTTCCACCTGCTCGCCGGGCAGCACGCTGATAAACATGCGCCGTCTGCCCTTGGGGCCCTCGGCGGAAGTTTTGGCGGCCTTGCCCGCATTGGCGTTTTTGTCGCCTTCGGCCGGTTTGGCTGCTTCGGGCTTGCCCTGCGGCTGCCTGGCCTGTCTGGAGGGCTGCTGGGGGCGCGATTCCGGCGTGGCTTCAGGCAGATCGCCGTCCAGATCAATGCCGTCGATCTCGTCGTCGAGGGCGTCGTCAAGCGCGTCGTCGAGGGCGTCGTCATCAGCCAGCATTCCGGCCTGCGCGGCCTCCTGGGCCTGCTGCTCTTTTTTACGGTTGCGCCCGCGTCCGCCACGGCGGCCACGGCGATTTTTGCGGCGGGGCGAATCCCCGGCAGCGGCATCGTCCGCAGACGCGTCAGAACCTTCCCCGGTCGCGTCATCCGCAGCAGCGGCTTCGGCGACGTCGCCAGCGCCCTGTGCGGCGCGCGCGGTCATCGGCGCGGCGTCCTGCGGTTGTTTTGCTTGATCCTGTGAAGACTTGTCAGCAATACGATTGGCCGCGCCGCGCTCTGTCGCGTCCGTTTCGGTCGCAATGGCGGTTCCCTGAGCCTCGGCGGGCGCAGCTTGGGCTGCGGTCGGGGCGGTTTCGGTCTTTGCGGTTTTTTGCGCCGCATGTCGTGCGGGCTGGTGCGCCGGTTTGGCCGCCTCAGGGGCCGATGCCGCAGCGCTGACAGCGGCGGCGTCAGCAGCCGGAGCTTCGGCAGACTTGGCCTGCCGTGCCCTGGTGCCACGTGCGGCGGTCTTTTTGGGCGCTGCTTTTGCGGGCTTGGCGGTTTCGCCAACGGGGGCCGCCGGGTCGCCAGCCGAGAGGGCGGGTGTGCTGGCGGGTGCGTCGGCTTCGGTCACCTTGGGCTTGCGCGCAGTCTTGCCGCGTGCGGCAGAGCGGCTTGTGGTCGCTTTGGCGCTGTTTTTGCCAGCCGGTGCGGCCTGTGCGGCAGACTCTGCCGGGGCCGCGCCCTGTGCGTCCGCAGAAATTTTTGCGGTAGCGTCAGCCGTTTTTTTGCTCTCGGCGGACACGGTTTTTGTAGATTTGCCCGCACTGCGTGAAGTCTTGGCGCTTGCCGTGGACTTGGCGGCGGTTTTGGAAGCCGGGGCGGCCTGAGGGGCCGGAGCGTCGGCTGCGCCTTGTGCGGGCACAGATTCGGCAGTTTTGGATGCGGCCTTGCCGGTGGCCTTTTGAGGGGCTGTTTTGGCTCTGCTGCGGGTTGAAGGGGTGCGCTTGGGCTTGGAAACTTCCTGCGACGATGCATCCGTGGCTGGCTGTGAAGCGGCCACGGGGGTGTCTTGGTCTATGGTCATGAAAATCCTTTTGCTGCGGGGCGTATACGCCTCCGCAAAAATTTCAGCCAGCATGCCATGCACTTACGGGAATGTGCCGTTTTTGCTCCGCCGCAGCGCCAACAAGGCGCGCGAAGGCGGTAGCATGCTAATCCGCTTTTTGGAGAGTACGTTTTTTTTGAAAATATGCAAGCAGGCAAGGGGAGGCTGGCAAAATCAGTAAAAAAGAAGGAAAAATGCCGCAGGGATGGGAATAAAAAAAACCGTTATACGGCGTGCGCCAGATACCTGGGGGCTTGCGGCATCCGCCGGAATCTCTGCCGACATTCTGGCGGATGCGCCTGCAAAAGCTAGTCTTCGAGCATTTTCAGCTCGGCGGAGAGCTGGCCGGAGTTGGAGCGCAGCAGCACATAGCCGCCCTGGGCAAGCATGCCAGGGTTGACCACAAGGGTGCGCCCCACGCGATCCATGGCCCGCGCCTCGTGGATATGCCCGCACAGGCAGATGTCGGGCTGGGATTCTTCCAGAAATTCGCGCACGGCCGTGGAACCCACATGGATGCCGCCGGGGATGACATCGCAGGCGGTGTCCTTGGGGGGATTGTGCGAAACAAGCACGCTGTGCGGGTAGTTGCGGGCTTTTTGCCAGCAGGTTTCAAGCCAGGTCGCAAAGGCCGATTCGGGAAATTCGCTGGGCGTGCCAAAGGGCGTAAACGTGGATGCCCCAACGCCAAAAATGGCGATTTCGGGTGTGAGTTCTCGGGTCTGGGTGTGCAGGTTCCAGCCTTTTTCGCTCAGCCACTGGTCGACTTCGGGCCTGTCCATGTTGCCGATCTGGGCCAGCACGGGTATGTCGTGCGCACACAGTGCCGCCATAACGGTTTCTGCCTGCTTGATGCCGCCAGTGATGGTCAGATCGCCGGTAACGATGATGCCGTCAGCCTGCGAAAGTTCGGGTATTTTGGCAAAGCGTTCCGGTTCGTCGTGGATGTCGCCCACGGCTATCCAGAGATAGTCCTGAGAGTCGGCGCTTGGCATGGTGTTGCTTCCTTTGTTACAGTGCCTCAGGCCTTTACAGTGACACACATCGACCTACAAGGAAAGAGCCGCTTGTCCTCCCGCAGTATGCACTCCGCGCCCGGCATGGCCGCCGGCGCCGACGTATTGTCGCCGCAAACAGCGCAGGCCCGCGACGACGTGCGCCGCGCCATGCGCCGCCTGCGCGCCGGGCAGCCGCCAGATATCGCCGAAGCCCGCAGTCTTGCGGCGCAAAGGCGTATGCTGGGAGCGCCCATGTGGGCCAGGGCCCGCTCTGTGGCCCTGTATGTGGGCGTGCGGGGCGAGCTTGGTACGCACGTTCTCTTGCAGGCCGCCTGGCAGACGGGAAAAACCGTATGGTTGCCGCGCGTGCGGCCAGAGGCGTCGGGTCTGATGGATTTTGCGCCCTGCAGCGGGCCGGAACACTTGCGGCCCGGCCCCATGGGCCTGCTTGAACCCCTGGACAGCCTGCCCGGCGTGGGGCCCGAAATGGGCAAGGATGCGGGTCATGGTGCGGGTCATAATGCGGGTCATGATGCGGAGCTGCCGGTCTTTGCGCCGGACATTGCGCTGCTGCCGGGGGTCGCCTTTGACCTTGCGGGTGGGCGTCTGGGGTACGGGGGCGGTTATTACGACCGCTTTCTGGAAAAAGGCCTCAACTGCCCCCGCGTGGGGTTGTG is from Desulfovibrio desulfuricans and encodes:
- a CDS encoding DUF3987 domain-containing protein, which produces MSFDNLVDAAESNGGMASQAINLQRVIVNRKIEKSDHRLVNKPIFKGHPAGPSSLAKYIPPIELDASYNSDDLLQKLEKENRLVKALKESRKNSEERTRRLNIVRARQSLARYKIRPLLQPQFDSRVVRNLPVSLVNIAKCLAKNTGLDPLGICLAILGSVSIATWGRVSITLTPEWSEPAVDMLLHVSSSGTRKSSLASFLRMPFEQYCAQVNDGAEIRMRHQKRKLTLLKKAAEKRAHQKIVTVLNGEKE
- a CDS encoding epoxyqueuosine reductase QueH; the protein is MSGNNGSPVTTGIQAAGVEAPAALSAARTAADPAPAPAETRPTATADNSLLLHVCCGPCAVMPITRLLDEGFSVTAWFMNPNIQPLAEYLRRREAAAQCAERLGVPIIFADETWNITAWLRAVAGRDEPPARCAYCCESRMEAAFAFARQKGFAWVSSSLLYSRYQPHEVIKSAGERLAAQPDAPGFAYRDFRTDWQEGIDRSKAMQLYRQPYCGCVYSEAERYHKQLLRCING
- a CDS encoding Rne/Rng family ribonuclease encodes the protein MTIDQDTPVAASQPATDASSQEVSKPKRTPSTRSRAKTAPQKATGKAASKTAESVPAQGAADAPAPQAAPASKTAAKSTASAKTSRSAGKSTKTVSAESKKTADATAKISADAQGAAPAESAAQAAPAGKNSAKATTSRSAARGKTARKPKVTEADAPASTPALSAGDPAAPVGETAKPAKAAPKKTAARGTRARQAKSAEAPAADAAAVSAAASAPEAAKPAHQPARHAAQKTAKTETAPTAAQAAPAEAQGTAIATETDATERGAANRIADKSSQDQAKQPQDAAPMTARAAQGAGDVAEAAAADDATGEGSDASADDAAAGDSPRRKNRRGRRGGRGRNRKKEQQAQEAAQAGMLADDDALDDALDDALDDEIDGIDLDGDLPEATPESRPQQPSRQARQPQGKPEAAKPAEGDKNANAGKAAKTSAEGPKGRRRMFISVLPGEQVEVALAEDGQLLEYYLDMLHQRKIKGNIYKGVIHNIDTNLQAAFVSYGAGKNGFLQIDEVHPEYWLAHHEPSKGKKFPPIQKVLKAGQEVLVQVVKEPTGSKGAFLTTWLSLAGRFLVLTPGQDQIGVSRKVDDDDERSRLREMMNGIDPGQGLGVIVRTVSAGTTKTTLKNDLQYLKRVWRDIRKKATEVSAPNLIYQEPGLSERAVRDYLTEDISEIWVDSEEVAQSVRDTVNLLFPRRRDIVRMHTDMRTPMWERFNLRRQLDQIYSREVLLPSGGRLVFDQTEALMAIDINSGKISGKGNFEAMAHKTNMEAAEAIARHLKLRDIGGQVVIDFIEMRDKKHVLEVEKTLRTAMKNDRARHDVARMSSFGLLELVRQRTGSSALAISLEPCPACGGTGMRRNIEWQALQALRELRRMMSVEPKEKCVYAASPELALYLLNHKRDTLREIEQDYGKCLEIMVRP
- a CDS encoding metallophosphoesterase family protein, which translates into the protein MPSADSQDYLWIAVGDIHDEPERFAKIPELSQADGIIVTGDLTITGGIKQAETVMAALCAHDIPVLAQIGNMDRPEVDQWLSEKGWNLHTQTRELTPEIAIFGVGASTFTPFGTPSEFPESAFATWLETCWQKARNYPHSVLVSHNPPKDTACDVIPGGIHVGSTAVREFLEESQPDICLCGHIHEARAMDRVGRTLVVNPGMLAQGGYVLLRSNSGQLSAELKMLED
- a CDS encoding 5-formyltetrahydrofolate cyclo-ligase, translating into MSSRSMHSAPGMAAGADVLSPQTAQARDDVRRAMRRLRAGQPPDIAEARSLAAQRRMLGAPMWARARSVALYVGVRGELGTHVLLQAAWQTGKTVWLPRVRPEASGLMDFAPCSGPEHLRPGPMGLLEPLDSLPGVGPEMGKDAGHGAGHNAGHDAELPVFAPDIALLPGVAFDLAGGRLGYGGGYYDRFLEKGLNCPRVGLCFEFQLVESLPLAPWDQRVNYICTEERMLCL